In Triticum urartu cultivar G1812 unplaced genomic scaffold, Tu2.1 TuUngrouped_contig_6920, whole genome shotgun sequence, the following are encoded in one genomic region:
- the LOC125531265 gene encoding 40S ribosomal protein S15 — protein MADVDVDTEVAAGAQPKKRTFRKFSYRGVDLDALLDMSTDDLVQMFPARARRRFKRGLKRKPMALVKKLRKAKKDAPAGEKPEPVRTHLRNMIIVPEMIGSLIGVYNGKTFNQVEIKPEMIGHYLAEFSISYKPVKHGRPGIGATHSSRFIPLK, from the exons ATG GCGGACGTCGACGTTGACACGGAGGTGGCCGCCGGCGCGCAGCCGAAGAAGAGGACGTTCCGCAAGTTCAGCTATCGCGGCGTGGATCTCGATGCCCTCCTCGACATGTCCACCGACGACCTTGTCCAGATGTTCCCCGCTCGCGCCCGCAGAAG GTTCAAGAGGGGTCTCAAGAGGAAGCCCATGGCGCTCGTCAAGAAGCTGCGCAAGGCG AAAAAGGACGCTCCTGCTGGTGAGAAGCCTGAGCCAGTGAGGACACATCTTCGTAACATGATCATTGTCCCTGAGATGATTGGCAGCCTTATCGGTGTCTACAATGGCAAGACCTTCAACCAGGTTGAGATTAAGCCTGAGATGATTGGCCATTACCTTGCAGAGTTCTCTATCTCCTACAAGCCAGTGAAGCATGGTAGGCCCGGTATCGGTGCCACACACTCTTCCCGGTTCATTCCTCTTAAATGA